In one window of Desulfurobacteriaceae bacterium DNA:
- a CDS encoding biotin--[acetyl-CoA-carboxylase] ligase — protein MELVELEEVDSTNEYLKRIDFREGFCVIARKQTGGKGRRGKNWLSLKDKGLYISFMYPPLSPSVISLSSLAFGVAVLNTLKSFKEDFYLKWPNDIYINGKKIAGILPELLRDRLIVGIGINLSYSEEELSDFPVPATSLKIERISFNRDQLIKSLIAEINSYYNKLSTGQFNVKEFEQNCPLIGKEIAVHNQEGSFKARALGIDQNGYLIVEDEEGNIKRLFSGDVSVRF, from the coding sequence ATGGAGTTAGTGGAGTTAGAAGAAGTAGATTCAACCAACGAATACTTAAAAAGAATAGATTTCAGAGAAGGCTTTTGTGTTATTGCAAGAAAGCAAACCGGTGGTAAAGGTAGAAGAGGGAAGAACTGGCTATCCCTGAAAGATAAAGGACTCTACATCTCGTTCATGTATCCTCCTCTTTCTCCTTCTGTTATTTCCCTTTCAAGTCTTGCTTTTGGAGTTGCTGTTCTTAATACCCTCAAAAGCTTTAAAGAAGATTTTTACCTAAAGTGGCCCAATGATATTTACATAAACGGAAAGAAGATTGCTGGTATTCTTCCTGAACTCTTAAGAGATAGACTGATTGTTGGTATTGGAATAAATCTTTCCTATTCGGAAGAAGAACTTTCCGATTTTCCTGTACCAGCCACTTCCTTAAAGATAGAAAGAATAAGTTTCAATAGAGATCAATTGATTAAAAGTCTTATAGCAGAAATTAACAGCTACTATAATAAACTTTCAACTGGACAGTTTAATGTAAAAGAGTTCGAGCAAAACTGTCCTTTAATAGGAAAGGAGATTGCCGTTCACAACCAAGAGGGTAGTTTCAAAGCAAGAGCTCTTGGGATTGATCAAAACGGTTACCTTATTGTCGAAGATGAAGAAGGAAATATAAAAAGACTGTTTTCTGGAGATGTAAGCGTGAGGTTCTAA